A genome region from Tolypothrix sp. PCC 7712 includes the following:
- a CDS encoding ABC transporter ATP-binding protein: protein MLQSRRLAKLSAYLRPHWREAILGIIALLTVNGLGVYIPWLIRGCVDRLSTNFDWYEILNYVVVIFLLSSAMWLIRMSSRIWLFGVGREVEFDLKQRIFEHLLKLEPSYFATHTIGDLISRATSDVENIKRLLGFAVLSLANTFFAYVLTLPVMLAISVDLTLASLAVYPLMFLLVHLFSDRLRKQQTVVQEQLSDISELIQEDISGIALIKIYAQEENERRAFAEKNQQLLTANLELAKSRNTLFPLIGGLANISSLIILWLGASRIAAGNLAVGDFLALLIYVERLVFPTALLGFTITAYQRGEVSIDRLESILSVTPKIQDADDVVHLPKTQVKGKLRAKNFTYTYPGATTPALDNINFTINPGETVAIVGAIGSGKSTLANALPRLLEIEPGQLFLDGTDITKIALADLRAAIAYVPQDSFLFSTTIRNNIRYGDPLSEQENVEYVAKMAQIESEINNFTQKYDTIVGERGITLSGGQRQRTALSRAMLVDAPVLILDDALSSVDNQTATQILKNLSTGTVKKTVVFITHQLSAAAAADRIFVMEKGKIVQIGTHLTLVQKEGLYRTLWSQHQIEELLR from the coding sequence ATGTTACAATCTCGACGACTTGCTAAACTCAGTGCTTACCTGCGTCCCCATTGGCGGGAGGCAATTTTAGGCATTATAGCTTTGCTGACTGTCAATGGATTAGGCGTTTATATACCTTGGTTGATTCGCGGTTGCGTTGACAGACTTTCAACAAATTTCGACTGGTATGAAATTCTCAATTACGTAGTCGTCATTTTCTTGCTCAGTTCAGCAATGTGGTTAATTCGGATGTCTTCCCGCATTTGGCTGTTCGGAGTGGGAAGAGAGGTAGAATTTGATTTAAAACAACGGATTTTTGAACATTTACTGAAGCTAGAGCCTTCTTACTTCGCCACACATACTATCGGTGATTTAATTAGTAGGGCTACTAGTGATGTCGAAAATATCAAGCGGTTGTTGGGTTTTGCCGTCCTGAGTTTAGCAAATACATTTTTTGCCTACGTTCTAACATTGCCTGTGATGTTGGCAATTAGCGTAGATTTGACATTAGCCTCGCTGGCAGTATACCCCTTAATGTTCTTGTTGGTGCATTTGTTTAGCGATCGCCTACGTAAACAACAAACTGTAGTTCAAGAACAACTATCTGACATTAGCGAACTCATTCAAGAAGATATTAGTGGTATTGCCTTAATTAAAATTTATGCTCAAGAAGAAAACGAACGTCGCGCCTTCGCCGAGAAAAATCAGCAGCTATTGACGGCTAACTTGGAACTCGCAAAAAGCCGCAATACACTGTTTCCCCTGATTGGGGGTTTAGCCAATATTAGTTCACTGATAATTCTCTGGTTGGGAGCATCCCGCATTGCGGCGGGAAACCTAGCTGTGGGGGATTTTTTAGCACTCCTAATTTATGTCGAGCGTTTAGTTTTTCCCACTGCTTTGTTAGGGTTTACCATTACCGCCTACCAACGAGGTGAGGTGAGTATTGATCGCTTAGAATCAATTCTCAGCGTTACACCCAAAATTCAAGATGCAGATGATGTTGTTCATCTACCAAAAACCCAAGTTAAAGGGAAACTGAGAGCCAAAAATTTCACCTATACATATCCAGGCGCTACCACCCCAGCTTTAGATAATATCAACTTCACGATTAATCCTGGGGAAACCGTGGCAATTGTTGGTGCTATTGGTTCTGGGAAATCTACCTTAGCCAACGCCTTACCTCGCTTATTAGAAATTGAGCCAGGACAGTTATTTCTAGATGGAACGGACATTACCAAAATAGCCTTAGCCGATTTAAGAGCTGCGATCGCCTATGTCCCCCAAGATAGTTTTCTGTTCAGCACCACCATTAGAAATAATATCCGCTACGGCGACCCACTTAGCGAGCAAGAAAATGTAGAATACGTAGCGAAGATGGCGCAAATTGAATCAGAAATTAACAATTTTACCCAAAAGTATGACACTATAGTTGGTGAGCGGGGGATTACTCTTTCTGGAGGTCAAAGACAACGTACTGCTTTATCTAGAGCTATGTTAGTTGATGCCCCAGTGTTAATTTTGGATGATGCTCTTTCTAGCGTCGATAATCAAACAGCTACCCAAATCCTCAAAAATCTTTCGACTGGTACAGTCAAGAAAACTGTCGTTTTTATTACGCATCAACTATCGGCGGCGGCTGCTGCTGACCGAATTTTTGTGATGGAAAAGGGGAAAATAGTCCAAATAGGTACTCACTTAACTCTTGTGCAAAAAGAAGGCCTTTACAGAACTTTGTGGAGTCAACATCAAATAGAGGAATTACTACGTTAG
- the miaB gene encoding tRNA (N6-isopentenyl adenosine(37)-C2)-methylthiotransferase MiaB yields MTTSKRRYHITTFGCQMNKADSERMAGILEDMGFEFAEDANNADLILYNTCTIRDNAEQKVYSYLGRQAKRKHEQPDLTLVVAGCVAQQEGESLLRRVPELDLVMGPQHANRLKDLLESVFEGNQVVATEPVHIMEDITQPRRDSKVTAWVNVIYGCNERCTYCVVPNVRGVEQSRTPEAIRAEMVELGKQGYKEITLLGQNIDAYGRDLPGVTPEGRHLHTFTDLLYYVHDVPGVERIRFATSHPRYFTERLIKACAELPKVCEHFHIPFQSGDNELLKAMGRGYTHEKYRRIIDTIRQYMPDASISADAIVAFPGETEAQFENTLKLVEDIGFDQLNTAAYSPRPGTPAALWENQLSEEVKSDRLQRLNHLVGIKAAERSQRYFGRIEEVLVEDQNPKDPTQVMGRTGGNRLTFFTGDIKELKGQLVKVKITEVRAFSLTGEPIEVRQAVSV; encoded by the coding sequence ATGACAACTTCTAAACGCCGCTATCACATTACTACTTTTGGTTGCCAAATGAATAAAGCCGACTCAGAGCGCATGGCTGGCATTTTAGAAGACATGGGCTTTGAGTTTGCTGAAGATGCCAATAATGCAGATCTGATTCTCTACAATACCTGCACAATTCGGGATAATGCCGAGCAAAAAGTATATTCTTACTTGGGTAGACAAGCCAAGCGCAAACACGAGCAACCTGATTTAACTTTGGTTGTTGCTGGTTGTGTTGCTCAACAAGAAGGTGAGAGCCTGTTGCGGCGTGTCCCCGAATTAGATTTAGTGATGGGGCCGCAACACGCTAACCGCCTCAAAGATTTGCTGGAATCGGTATTTGAAGGTAATCAAGTTGTGGCTACTGAGCCAGTTCATATTATGGAAGACATCACCCAGCCGCGACGGGATAGTAAAGTTACCGCTTGGGTGAATGTGATTTATGGCTGTAACGAACGCTGCACTTATTGTGTAGTTCCTAATGTGCGTGGTGTAGAACAATCCCGCACGCCGGAAGCCATTCGTGCTGAAATGGTAGAGCTAGGAAAGCAAGGTTACAAGGAAATTACTTTACTGGGTCAAAATATTGATGCTTATGGTCGTGATTTACCAGGGGTGACACCAGAAGGACGACATCTGCATACCTTCACAGATTTACTGTATTACGTGCATGATGTGCCAGGAGTTGAAAGAATACGTTTTGCTACTAGTCACCCTCGTTATTTTACTGAGCGATTAATTAAAGCTTGTGCGGAATTACCCAAGGTTTGCGAACACTTCCATATTCCCTTTCAATCTGGGGATAACGAATTATTAAAAGCGATGGGGCGTGGTTATACCCATGAGAAATATCGCCGCATAATTGACACCATTCGCCAATATATGCCAGATGCATCGATTAGTGCAGATGCAATTGTCGCTTTCCCTGGAGAGACAGAAGCACAGTTTGAGAATACCTTGAAACTGGTAGAAGATATTGGCTTTGACCAATTGAATACAGCCGCCTATTCTCCCCGTCCTGGTACACCAGCGGCTTTATGGGAAAATCAGTTGAGCGAAGAAGTCAAAAGCGATCGCCTACAAAGATTAAATCATTTAGTGGGCATCAAAGCAGCCGAGCGATCGCAACGTTACTTTGGACGCATTGAGGAAGTTTTAGTAGAAGACCAAAACCCCAAAGATCCAACTCAAGTAATGGGACGCACAGGCGGTAATCGTCTGACTTTCTTTACTGGCGATATTAAAGAACTCAAAGGACAATTAGTGAAAGTCAAAATTACTGAAGTTCGCGCCTTTAGCTTAACTGGCGAACCTATAGAAGTGCGCCAAGCTGTTTCAGTTTAG
- the gndA gene encoding NADP-dependent phosphogluconate dehydrogenase — MTLQSFGVIGLAVMGENIALNVERNGFPIAVYNRSREKTDAFMAQRATGRNVKAAFTLEEFVAALERPRKILVMVQAGKPVDAVISQLRPLLDEGDIIIDGGNSWFEDTERRTQELEPTGLRYLGMGVSGGEEGALNGPSLMPGGTKSSYEYLSPIFNKIAAQVDDGPCVTYIGPGGSGHYVKMVHNGIEYGDMQLIAEAYDLLKNAAGLDHNQLHEVFAQWNTTDELDSFLIEITKNIFPYIDPETNLPLVDLIVDAAGQKGTGRWTVQTALELGVSIPTITAAVNARIISSIKEERVAASKILTGPSGKYDGQVKDFINKVRDALYCSKICSYAQGMALLSTASATYKWDLNLSEMARIWKGGCIIRAGFLNKIKKAFNENPALPNLLLAPEFKQTILDRQAAWREVIMTAAKLGIPVPAFSASLDYFDSYRRDRLPQNLTQAQRDYFGAHTYLRTDKPGSFHTEWVPIDEKK; from the coding sequence ATGACCCTACAAAGCTTTGGTGTGATTGGTTTAGCCGTTATGGGCGAAAATATCGCTCTAAACGTCGAGCGTAATGGCTTCCCAATTGCAGTTTATAACCGCTCCAGAGAAAAGACCGATGCCTTCATGGCTCAACGCGCGACAGGAAGGAATGTTAAAGCCGCCTTTACCCTGGAAGAATTCGTAGCTGCACTAGAACGTCCCCGCAAAATCTTGGTGATGGTGCAAGCTGGTAAGCCAGTAGACGCAGTTATTTCTCAACTCAGACCTTTGCTAGACGAAGGCGATATCATTATCGACGGTGGCAACTCTTGGTTTGAAGATACAGAACGACGCACCCAGGAATTAGAGCCTACAGGTTTGCGATATCTGGGTATGGGTGTGAGTGGTGGCGAAGAAGGCGCACTCAATGGCCCATCCCTAATGCCTGGTGGTACAAAAAGCTCTTATGAGTATCTGTCACCAATTTTTAACAAAATTGCGGCTCAAGTCGATGATGGCCCTTGTGTAACTTATATTGGGCCTGGTGGTTCTGGTCACTACGTCAAAATGGTGCACAACGGCATTGAGTATGGTGACATGCAGCTAATTGCTGAAGCCTACGATTTGCTGAAGAATGCGGCTGGACTTGACCATAATCAGCTGCATGAAGTCTTCGCTCAATGGAACACCACCGATGAACTCGATTCATTTTTGATTGAGATTACGAAGAATATTTTCCCTTACATTGACCCAGAAACAAATCTACCTCTAGTAGATTTGATTGTTGACGCAGCAGGGCAAAAGGGAACTGGACGTTGGACTGTGCAGACTGCATTGGAATTGGGCGTTTCGATTCCCACCATCACCGCCGCCGTTAATGCTCGGATTATCTCTTCTATTAAAGAAGAACGGGTAGCAGCCTCGAAAATTTTGACAGGCCCTAGCGGTAAGTATGATGGGCAAGTCAAAGACTTTATCAACAAAGTTCGTGATGCGCTGTATTGCTCAAAAATCTGTTCTTACGCTCAAGGGATGGCGCTGCTATCTACAGCTTCCGCCACTTATAAATGGGATCTGAATCTGAGCGAAATGGCGCGGATTTGGAAAGGTGGCTGTATTATTCGCGCTGGCTTCTTGAATAAGATTAAGAAGGCTTTTAACGAAAATCCAGCATTGCCTAACTTGCTATTAGCTCCCGAATTTAAGCAAACAATTCTCGACAGACAAGCAGCTTGGCGGGAAGTAATCATGACAGCAGCTAAATTGGGGATTCCAGTTCCAGCGTTTAGCGCTTCTTTAGATTATTTTGACAGCTATCGCCGCGATCGCTTGCCTCAAAACCTCACTCAAGCACAACGCGACTACTTCGGCGCACATACCTACCTGCGTACCGATAAGCCTGGAAGCTTCCACACTGAGTGGGTTCCCATTGATGAGAAAAAGTAA
- a CDS encoding Ycf66 family protein produces the protein MLAFVLALAVGLGSLTIYLAAFFFPEIHRKNDFIWSGVGLFYALMLWVFAPRINGGLLLGHVASVALLGWFGWQTFSLRRQVTPKAQQTPVPSSDAVKTSIQQQVTKLSLTERLAQLQQGVGNTLSGVKNRFQKTDKKTSPVAKTPTTTPTPKVPPTVEIIDNTTATPETPQEDVNATSEAPTLILETPVDEVVTTNETTTTSETIPEVIPPNPPSPELVEAAQPHTEAEDKEPIPVEEVAPDAVLAPPAEAPPEQLPPNNPAS, from the coding sequence ATGCTGGCATTTGTCCTAGCTTTGGCGGTGGGCCTTGGTAGCTTAACCATTTATTTAGCAGCTTTCTTTTTTCCAGAAATCCATCGGAAGAATGACTTTATCTGGAGTGGCGTAGGGCTATTCTACGCCTTAATGTTATGGGTTTTTGCACCACGTATTAATGGCGGTCTTTTACTGGGTCATGTAGCTAGTGTCGCGCTTTTAGGCTGGTTTGGTTGGCAAACTTTCTCATTACGCCGACAAGTGACACCAAAGGCCCAACAAACACCTGTTCCCAGTTCCGACGCTGTGAAAACTTCTATTCAGCAGCAGGTTACTAAGTTGTCACTCACAGAACGCTTGGCGCAGTTGCAACAGGGTGTTGGTAACACCTTGAGCGGTGTGAAAAATCGATTCCAAAAAACTGATAAAAAAACCTCACCAGTTGCGAAAACTCCAACAACTACCCCTACACCCAAAGTTCCGCCTACTGTAGAAATTATTGACAACACCACAGCTACACCAGAAACACCACAAGAGGATGTGAACGCAACTAGTGAAGCTCCCACTTTGATACTAGAAACACCAGTAGATGAGGTAGTCACAACTAACGAAACCACCACAACCAGCGAGACAATACCAGAAGTAATTCCTCCAAATCCCCCATCTCCCGAATTAGTGGAAGCTGCACAACCACATACTGAGGCTGAGGATAAAGAACCGATTCCCGTCGAAGAAGTTGCACCGGATGCTGTACTGGCTCCCCCAGCCGAAGCACCACCAGAACAACTACCGCCTAATAATCCAGCTAGTTAA
- a CDS encoding CAP domain-containing protein gives MGAGWIAIALCLTGCEQAIEYLPPLPHIEIPSNKPPQPPQPAQTPQTAEIESQVRQQINQVRQKNGLQPLKNNEKLAQVARNYSQQMAEKNFFSHTGIDGSTLSDRVSAGGISYWMVGENLFRSKNISQPVQPAVDGWLKSPGHRENILRPVFRETGVGVWRKGNTYIITQLFLRG, from the coding sequence ATGGGAGCAGGATGGATTGCGATCGCACTTTGTTTAACAGGATGTGAGCAAGCGATCGAGTATTTGCCACCCTTACCACACATTGAAATCCCATCCAACAAACCACCACAACCGCCACAGCCAGCACAAACTCCCCAAACTGCCGAAATTGAGTCACAAGTTCGCCAACAAATTAACCAAGTACGCCAAAAAAATGGGCTTCAGCCTTTAAAAAATAATGAAAAATTAGCGCAAGTAGCCCGCAATTACAGTCAGCAGATGGCAGAAAAAAACTTCTTCAGCCACACCGGAATTGATGGTAGTACCCTCAGCGATAGAGTCAGCGCTGGCGGAATCTCCTATTGGATGGTAGGAGAAAACTTATTTAGAAGCAAAAATATTTCTCAGCCTGTACAACCTGCCGTTGATGGTTGGTTAAAAAGTCCAGGACACAGAGAAAATATTCTCCGTCCAGTCTTTAGAGAAACAGGTGTAGGAGTGTGGCGTAAGGGTAATACCTACATCATTACCCAATTATTTTTACGGGGTTAA
- a CDS encoding ABC transporter permease: MPDLIKLDLADLAIAIGLMAIAVGLSAWEKLGLELSLVFATGRTILQLLVLGYVLDFIFAVNNVWGVLAILVIMLTITAIVARNRISQKLPLVLPWVWGSIFVSTALTVLYSIFLIIQPERWYEPRYIIPLAGVVLGNAMNAAAIAGERLVNTINSSHLEIETHLSLGATPQQAITQYRKEAIRAGLMPTLNQMMLIGMVALPGITTGQLLGGVQPPDAVSYEILLLFMVAFANLLTTLLVTRGLCRQFFNSTAQLVR; encoded by the coding sequence ATGCCAGATTTGATCAAATTAGATTTAGCTGATTTAGCGATCGCAATTGGCTTGATGGCGATCGCAGTTGGTTTATCTGCTTGGGAAAAGTTAGGGCTAGAGTTGAGCTTGGTTTTCGCTACTGGAAGAACTATTCTCCAGCTACTCGTCTTGGGATACGTTTTGGACTTCATCTTTGCTGTAAACAACGTTTGGGGGGTTTTGGCAATTTTAGTAATCATGCTGACGATTACGGCGATTGTCGCACGAAACCGCATCAGTCAAAAACTTCCCCTTGTGTTGCCTTGGGTGTGGGGGTCAATTTTTGTTAGTACAGCATTGACTGTGCTTTATAGCATCTTTTTGATTATTCAACCAGAAAGATGGTACGAACCAAGGTATATAATTCCGCTAGCTGGGGTAGTTTTAGGTAATGCCATGAATGCAGCTGCGATCGCAGGGGAACGTCTGGTAAATACCATCAACTCTTCCCATTTAGAAATCGAAACTCACTTAAGCTTAGGCGCAACTCCCCAGCAAGCTATTACCCAGTACCGCAAAGAAGCCATTCGCGCTGGCTTAATGCCTACCTTAAATCAAATGATGCTCATCGGTATGGTTGCACTCCCAGGAATCACCACCGGACAATTACTCGGTGGCGTACAACCCCCCGACGCTGTATCCTACGAAATTTTATTGTTATTCATGGTTGCTTTTGCGAACTTGCTCACAACACTGTTAGTCACCAGAGGTTTATGTCGTCAGTTTTTCAACTCCACCGCCCAATTGGTAAGGTGA
- a CDS encoding DegT/DnrJ/EryC1/StrS family aminotransferase → MIQSLNSVPAFDIKQQYSTIEAEVSAAVLEVLASGRYIGGPVVEGFEKQFAAYHGVTECVACNSGTDALFLALRALNIGAGDEVITTTFTFIATAEVISAVGAKPVFVDIDDTFNFDLQQVAAAITPKTKAIIPVHLFGQPVDMTALMAIAQSHNLVVIEDCAQATGASWGNQKVGSIGHIGCFSFYPTKNLGGCGDGGAITTNDPAIASQLRVLREHGSKVRYLHEEIGVNSRLDAIQAVILGIKLRYLDNWNERRRAIAAYYHEFLSQVPGLIAPQELAGGAGVWNQYTIRVSGKGRNGATAQYRDSVRQQLQERGVGSMVYYPLPLHLQPVYQDLGYQPGYLPVSEQISHEVIALPMYPELTQEQQDQVIYALKDCLG, encoded by the coding sequence ATGATCCAAAGTTTAAATTCCGTTCCTGCCTTTGATATTAAACAGCAATACTCGACTATAGAAGCAGAAGTGAGTGCTGCTGTTTTAGAAGTTTTGGCTTCTGGTCGTTATATTGGCGGGCCTGTAGTAGAAGGTTTTGAAAAACAGTTTGCTGCTTATCATGGCGTAACTGAATGTGTAGCTTGTAATTCTGGTACTGATGCACTTTTTCTCGCGCTACGTGCTTTAAATATTGGTGCAGGTGATGAAGTAATTACGACAACTTTCACTTTTATTGCTACGGCTGAGGTAATTAGTGCTGTAGGTGCCAAGCCGGTTTTTGTTGATATTGATGATACTTTTAATTTTGATTTACAACAGGTAGCAGCGGCAATTACACCCAAAACTAAAGCTATTATCCCAGTTCACCTGTTTGGGCAACCTGTAGATATGACGGCGCTAATGGCGATCGCACAATCTCATAATTTGGTGGTAATTGAAGATTGTGCCCAAGCTACAGGCGCAAGTTGGGGCAATCAAAAAGTAGGTAGTATTGGACATATTGGTTGCTTTAGTTTTTACCCCACAAAAAACCTTGGCGGTTGCGGTGATGGGGGTGCAATCACTACTAACGACCCAGCTATTGCTAGTCAACTGCGGGTATTACGTGAGCATGGTAGCAAAGTTCGCTACCTTCATGAAGAAATTGGCGTAAATAGCCGCTTGGATGCAATACAAGCAGTGATTTTGGGAATTAAACTGCGTTATTTAGATAATTGGAATGAAAGACGGCGGGCGATCGCAGCTTATTATCACGAATTCCTCAGCCAAGTTCCCGGTTTAATCGCGCCTCAAGAATTAGCCGGGGGCGCTGGGGTATGGAATCAATATACAATACGCGTCTCTGGTAAAGGGCGCAATGGTGCTACTGCCCAATATCGAGACTCAGTGCGCCAGCAATTACAGGAACGGGGCGTAGGTTCAATGGTTTATTATCCCCTGCCTTTACATTTGCAGCCAGTTTATCAAGACCTCGGCTATCAACCAGGATACTTACCAGTATCAGAGCAAATCTCTCATGAAGTGATTGCTTTACCCATGTATCCAGAACTCACGCAAGAACAACAAGACCAAGTGATTTACGCCCTGAAAGATTGTTTGGGATAG
- a CDS encoding DUF561 domain-containing protein encodes MTMHSSLQRAFANRCVLKAISGLNNFDSDRVAATIKAADLGGATFVDIAADADLVKLAKTLTNLPICVSAVEPEKFLQAVAAGADLIEIGNFDSFYAQGRRFEAEEVLALTHQTRALLPEITLSVTVPHILTLDQQVQLAEELVKAGADIIQTEGGTSSNPAHPGTLGLIEKAAPTLAAAFEISRAVSVPVLCASGISSVTAPLAIAAGAAGVGVGSAINQLNSEVAMIAAVRSIVEALATAKVEVK; translated from the coding sequence ATGACAATGCATTCTTCTCTTCAACGTGCTTTTGCTAACCGCTGTGTCCTGAAGGCGATCAGCGGTTTAAATAACTTTGATAGCGATCGCGTCGCCGCTACTATCAAAGCCGCCGATTTAGGCGGTGCTACATTTGTCGATATCGCTGCCGATGCTGATTTAGTTAAATTAGCGAAAACATTGACCAATTTACCAATCTGTGTGTCAGCAGTAGAGCCAGAAAAATTTTTGCAAGCTGTGGCAGCTGGTGCAGATTTAATTGAAATCGGAAATTTTGATTCTTTCTATGCTCAAGGACGTAGATTTGAAGCTGAGGAAGTTCTCGCACTAACTCACCAAACCCGCGCCTTACTGCCAGAAATCACCTTATCTGTTACTGTTCCCCACATCCTGACACTAGATCAACAGGTACAACTAGCAGAAGAACTAGTCAAAGCTGGCGCTGATATTATCCAAACCGAAGGCGGCACTAGCAGCAACCCTGCCCACCCCGGAACCTTAGGCTTAATTGAAAAAGCTGCTCCCACCTTGGCAGCAGCCTTTGAAATTTCCCGTGCAGTTTCCGTACCAGTATTGTGCGCTTCCGGCATTTCTAGCGTCACAGCACCACTTGCGATCGCTGCTGGTGCAGCTGGTGTTGGTGTTGGTTCCGCCATTAACCAACTCAACAGCGAAGTAGCCATGATTGCCGCCGTTCGCAGCATCGTTGAAGCCTTAGCAACCGCTAAAGTAGAGGTTAAATAG
- a CDS encoding DUF305 domain-containing protein, giving the protein MRFSHWKNSFLSLSLIAIASVSSNLVTACSQSTAQNHTNNDHQMDHGGMMHHGGGMNHSMAMDLGPADANYDLRFIDGMIAHHQGAIVMAKEAQQKSKRPEIKKLADDIIKAQNQEISQMQTWRTAWYPKAEAKPMAYDAQQGKMMEMSSEQMQAMMMSMDLGAADKEFDLRFIDAMIPHHEGAVTMAKDALQKTKRPEMKKLAQAIIKAQDAEINQMKQWRKAWYNK; this is encoded by the coding sequence ATGCGATTCTCTCACTGGAAAAATAGTTTTTTGTCATTAAGCTTAATTGCGATCGCATCTGTATCTAGTAACTTGGTAACAGCTTGTTCCCAAAGTACCGCCCAAAACCATACCAATAACGATCACCAGATGGATCACGGGGGTATGATGCATCACGGTGGTGGGATGAATCACAGCATGGCAATGGATTTAGGGCCAGCCGATGCTAATTATGATTTACGCTTTATTGATGGCATGATTGCCCACCATCAAGGCGCGATTGTGATGGCGAAAGAAGCACAGCAAAAATCAAAACGCCCAGAAATCAAAAAGCTAGCAGACGACATTATCAAAGCCCAAAATCAAGAAATTAGCCAGATGCAAACCTGGCGCACAGCTTGGTATCCCAAAGCGGAGGCTAAACCAATGGCTTATGATGCTCAACAAGGTAAGATGATGGAGATGTCATCAGAGCAAATGCAAGCCATGATGATGAGCATGGACTTAGGTGCAGCCGATAAAGAATTCGACCTCCGCTTTATTGATGCGATGATTCCCCATCATGAAGGCGCTGTGACAATGGCTAAAGATGCTTTGCAAAAAACCAAGCGTCCTGAGATGAAGAAATTAGCGCAAGCAATTATCAAAGCACAAGACGCTGAAATTAACCAAATGAAACAGTGGCGAAAGGCTTGGTATAACAAGTGA